One genomic region from Pseudoduganella lutea encodes:
- a CDS encoding alpha-N-arabinofuranosidase, which produces MIKRTILALSLAVCGSAFAQVAVTIDTAKPGPVIDKNVYGQFAEHLGTGIYEGMWVGPGSKIPNTKGWRNDVVGALKELRVPLVRWPGGCFADEYHWKDGIGPRSKRPVKVNTNWGNVTEDNAVGTHEFFDLAELLGSQVYINGNLGTGSVQEMSEWIEYMTSPSKSTLAEMRRKNGRDKPWKVDFFAVGNEMWGCGGNMNVEHYTNLYKNATTFLRAPKEYKPQFIASGSHTDDVKWSDVLTREVKNDMAGVSFHYYTIPTGKWEVKGAATGFPESQWFSTMQNTLKMDKFIRDNKVAMDKNDPEKKVGLFVDEWGTWYDVEPGTNAGFLYQQNSLRDAVVAALNFNIFHEHADRVRMTNIAQMVNVLQAMILTDKTRMVLTPTYHAYKMYVPFQDATSLPVSLENNTTYSAGSQSVPQVSASAARAKDGKVYLALVNTDPNKATEVTVNVGGAAAGKFAGQVLTSAKMDAHNTFEAPNAVKPAAYAAQAAGGKLTIQLPAKSVVVGSVE; this is translated from the coding sequence ATGATCAAGCGTACCATCCTCGCCCTCTCATTGGCTGTCTGCGGCAGCGCCTTCGCGCAGGTCGCCGTCACGATCGACACGGCCAAGCCGGGCCCCGTCATCGACAAGAACGTGTACGGCCAGTTCGCCGAACACCTCGGCACCGGCATCTATGAAGGCATGTGGGTGGGCCCGGGATCGAAGATCCCGAACACCAAGGGCTGGCGCAACGACGTGGTGGGCGCGCTGAAGGAACTGCGCGTGCCGCTAGTGCGCTGGCCGGGTGGCTGCTTCGCCGACGAGTACCACTGGAAAGACGGCATCGGCCCGCGCAGCAAGCGCCCGGTGAAGGTCAATACCAACTGGGGCAACGTCACCGAGGACAACGCCGTCGGCACGCATGAATTCTTCGACCTGGCCGAACTGCTGGGGTCCCAGGTGTACATCAACGGCAACCTGGGCACCGGCTCCGTGCAGGAAATGAGCGAGTGGATCGAGTACATGACGTCGCCGAGCAAGTCGACGCTGGCCGAGATGCGCCGCAAGAACGGCCGCGACAAGCCGTGGAAAGTGGACTTCTTCGCCGTCGGTAACGAGATGTGGGGCTGCGGCGGCAACATGAATGTCGAGCACTATACAAACCTGTACAAGAACGCCACCACGTTCCTGCGCGCGCCGAAGGAATACAAGCCGCAATTCATCGCAAGCGGCAGCCACACCGACGACGTGAAATGGTCTGACGTGCTGACGCGCGAAGTCAAGAACGACATGGCCGGCGTGAGCTTCCACTACTACACGATCCCCACGGGCAAGTGGGAAGTGAAGGGCGCCGCCACCGGTTTCCCGGAATCCCAGTGGTTCAGCACGATGCAGAACACGCTGAAGATGGACAAGTTCATCCGTGACAACAAGGTCGCGATGGACAAGAACGATCCGGAGAAGAAAGTGGGCCTGTTCGTCGACGAATGGGGCACCTGGTATGACGTGGAACCGGGCACCAACGCCGGCTTCCTGTACCAGCAGAACAGCCTGCGCGATGCCGTCGTTGCCGCGCTGAACTTCAACATCTTCCATGAACACGCCGACCGTGTGCGCATGACGAACATCGCGCAGATGGTCAACGTGCTGCAGGCGATGATCCTGACCGACAAGACGCGCATGGTGCTCACGCCGACCTACCACGCCTACAAGATGTACGTGCCGTTCCAGGATGCGACGTCGCTGCCGGTCTCGCTGGAGAACAACACCACGTACAGCGCCGGCAGCCAGTCGGTGCCGCAGGTGAGCGCCTCGGCCGCGCGCGCCAAGGATGGCAAGGTGTACCTGGCACTGGTGAACACGGACCCGAACAAGGCGACCGAAGTCACCGTCAACGTGGGCGGCGCCGCTGCAGGCAAGTTCGCGGGACAGGTGCTGACTTCGGCGAAGATGGACGCGCACAACACGTTTGAAGCGCCGAACGCCGTGAAGCCGGCGGCGTATGCCGCGCAGGCCGCGGGCGGCAAGCTGACCATCCAGCTGCCGGCGAAATCCGTGGTCGTCGGCTCGGTCGAGTAA
- a CDS encoding glycoside hydrolase family 43 protein — MTPPVVTTPTTPTTPTTPTAPVQTPVTFANVGVHDPSVVRVDGTFYIFGSHLAAAKSTDLMNWTKIADGATATNPLFADVTKALAETFAWAQSNTLWAPDVIRLDDGKFYFYYNACKGDSPRSALGVAVADRIEGPYVDKGIILKSGMWGEAGADGTIYDAVKHPNVVDPQVFRDKDNKLWMIYGSYSGGIFILAMDPATGKPLPGQGYGKHLLGGNHARIEGAYVQYSPESGYYYLFTSFGGLDANGAYNVRVARSRNANGPYVDAKGTDMSTVKSDPSKPLFDDASIAPHGQKLMGNHQFALAAGETGTAAGYVSPGHNSTYYDPATKQYFIIFHARFPGTGEFHEVRTHEMFINEDGWPVVAPFRYVPLGQAAGAPSATVAAADVAGSYKLVNHGKDISAAIKQSQSITLSADGKVSGAVSGTWTHKGSNRIALAIDGTAAAYSGVLSRQYNANANAFTVTFSAQNADGVSLWGARTGN, encoded by the coding sequence GTGACACCACCCGTCGTGACCACGCCCACGACGCCGACCACGCCCACCACGCCGACGGCCCCCGTGCAGACGCCGGTCACGTTCGCCAATGTCGGCGTGCACGACCCTTCCGTCGTGCGTGTCGACGGCACGTTCTACATCTTCGGTTCGCACCTTGCCGCGGCAAAGTCCACGGACCTGATGAACTGGACGAAGATCGCCGACGGCGCCACCGCCACCAATCCGCTGTTCGCGGACGTGACGAAGGCGCTGGCGGAGACATTCGCCTGGGCGCAATCGAATACGCTGTGGGCGCCGGACGTGATCCGGCTCGACGATGGCAAGTTCTATTTCTACTACAACGCCTGCAAGGGCGATTCGCCCCGTTCAGCGCTGGGCGTGGCGGTGGCCGACAGGATCGAAGGCCCGTACGTGGACAAGGGCATCATCCTGAAGTCCGGCATGTGGGGCGAGGCCGGTGCCGACGGCACGATCTACGACGCGGTGAAACACCCGAACGTGGTCGACCCGCAGGTCTTCCGCGACAAGGACAACAAGCTGTGGATGATCTACGGATCCTACTCGGGCGGCATCTTCATCCTGGCGATGGACCCGGCCACCGGCAAGCCGCTGCCGGGCCAGGGCTACGGCAAGCACCTGCTGGGCGGGAACCATGCGCGCATCGAAGGCGCGTACGTGCAGTACAGCCCCGAGAGCGGCTACTACTACCTGTTCACGTCGTTCGGCGGGCTCGATGCGAATGGTGCCTACAACGTGCGCGTGGCCCGTTCACGCAATGCCAACGGCCCCTACGTGGATGCGAAGGGCACCGACATGTCGACCGTGAAATCGGATCCATCGAAGCCGCTGTTCGACGACGCCAGCATCGCGCCGCACGGCCAGAAGCTGATGGGCAACCACCAGTTCGCGCTGGCCGCCGGTGAAACCGGCACGGCCGCCGGCTATGTTTCGCCTGGCCACAACAGCACGTACTACGATCCGGCCACGAAGCAGTACTTCATCATTTTCCACGCCCGCTTCCCTGGTACCGGGGAATTCCATGAAGTGCGCACGCACGAGATGTTCATCAACGAGGATGGCTGGCCGGTGGTGGCGCCGTTCCGCTACGTGCCGCTGGGCCAGGCGGCCGGTGCGCCATCGGCAACGGTCGCCGCCGCCGATGTCGCCGGTTCGTACAAGCTGGTCAACCACGGCAAGGACATTTCGGCAGCCATCAAGCAGTCGCAGTCCATTACGCTGTCGGCCGACGGCAAGGTGTCGGGAGCGGTATCGGGCACGTGGACGCACAAGGGCAGCAACCGCATCGCGCTGGCCATTGATGGCACGGCGGCCGCCTACAGCGGCGTGCTGTCGCGTCAATACAATGCCAACGCGAATGCGTTCACGGTGACGTTCTCCGCGCAGAATGCGGACGGGGTGTCGCTGTGGGGTGCCAGGACGGGCAACTGA
- a CDS encoding arabinan endo-1,5-alpha-L-arabinosidase, translating to MKYRSFVLAAALLAGTASAQATQVGVHDPVMAKDGKTYYVFSTGPGITFYSSKDMKNWRSEGRVFAQDPVWAKTAAPSFDGHIWAPDIVHRNGKYYLYYSVSGFGKNTSGMGVTVNKTLDPRSPDYKWEDQGMVIQSVPGRDLWNAIDPAVIADEQGNGWMSFGSFWTGLKLFKLNADWTKPAEPQEWHTIARRERPAFEPDESAAPAEIEAPFIFRKNGYYYLFASWGLCCKKEQSTYHVVVGRSKAITGPYLDKDGKDMAKGGGSLVIKGNREWVGLGHNSAYTFDGRDVLVLHAYETADDYRQKLKVLDMKWDGAGWPVVDPEQLNSYQSVLLPAGGK from the coding sequence ATGAAGTATCGCAGTTTTGTATTGGCGGCCGCGCTGCTGGCGGGCACCGCCAGTGCCCAGGCCACGCAGGTCGGCGTGCACGACCCGGTGATGGCGAAGGATGGCAAGACGTATTACGTGTTCTCCACCGGCCCGGGCATCACGTTCTACAGCTCGAAGGACATGAAGAACTGGCGCTCTGAAGGCCGCGTGTTCGCGCAGGACCCGGTGTGGGCGAAGACGGCGGCACCGTCGTTCGACGGCCATATCTGGGCGCCGGACATCGTGCACCGCAACGGCAAGTACTATCTGTACTACTCGGTGTCGGGCTTCGGCAAGAACACGTCCGGCATGGGCGTGACGGTCAACAAGACGCTGGACCCGCGTTCGCCTGACTACAAGTGGGAAGACCAGGGCATGGTGATCCAGTCCGTGCCGGGCCGCGACCTGTGGAATGCGATCGACCCGGCCGTCATCGCCGATGAACAGGGCAATGGCTGGATGTCGTTCGGTTCGTTCTGGACGGGACTGAAGTTGTTCAAGCTGAACGCCGACTGGACGAAACCGGCCGAGCCGCAGGAATGGCACACGATCGCGCGGCGCGAGCGCCCCGCGTTCGAACCGGACGAATCGGCCGCGCCTGCGGAGATCGAGGCACCGTTCATCTTCCGCAAGAACGGCTACTACTACCTGTTCGCTTCGTGGGGCCTGTGCTGCAAGAAGGAGCAGAGCACCTATCACGTGGTCGTCGGCCGGTCAAAGGCCATCACCGGGCCCTACCTGGACAAGGACGGCAAGGACATGGCCAAGGGCGGCGGCTCGCTCGTCATCAAGGGCAACCGCGAGTGGGTGGGCCTGGGCCACAACAGCGCCTATACGTTCGACGGCCGCGACGTGCTCGTGCTGCATGCGTACGAAACCGCCGATGACTACCGCCAGAAGCTGAAGGTGCTCGACATGAAGTGGGATGGCGCCGGCTGGCCGGTCGTCGACCCCGAGCAACTGAACAGCTACCAGAGCGTGCTGCTGCCGGCCGGCGGCAAGTAA